One region of Brachybacterium saurashtrense genomic DNA includes:
- a CDS encoding RecQ family ATP-dependent DNA helicase produces MSSSPHSPAAPTDGAALHEEALQALGALTGREEARFHPGQFEAIQALVAERRRVLVVQRTGWGKSAVYFLAALLQRRRGAGPALIISPLIALMRDQVAAARRAGVRAEAISSANPTEWRDIEEGLAADAIDVLLVSPERLVNPRFREEQLPRLVDRCGLLVIDEAHCISDWGHDFRPDYRRLRDLVAQLGTEVPVLATTATANSRVVADVAEQLGTGGADGEVLTLRGSLTRESLRLGSLSLADDRQRLDYLVRHLDSFEGSGIIYALTVSAAEDLASLLDRPGRRVRAYTGRTDPEERAELEQALKDNQVKALAATSALGMGFDKPDLGFVIHLGAPSSPVAYYQQVGRAGRATDRADVLLLPGREDRAVWEYFATSSMPSQESASQVLTALAEAGAPLSTPALETRVDVRRSALELLLKVLAVDGAVQNVKGGWIATGAPWHYDAARYETVARARREEQQAMLAYEALSGGPEQCRMVFLARQLDDETAVPCGHCDVCAGPWYPAPDAPAAAGDRPGEEGADERVAALLERVGVPVEPRASWPSGLDRLLGADAPKGRIPEGERAVEGRVIARMSDLGWAVPLRELLRSDEDGRPVDAVVPERIGSRIVEVLKDWDWEQRPAAVVAVPSATRPQLVSSLAAGIASVGRLEDLGALDLAPGAAPLRGGGNSAFRVADLWERFSVGEQLRSRLEQLDGAPILLVDDVIDTRWTMAVAARLLRRAGSGPVLPLALAQQA; encoded by the coding sequence ATGAGCTCGAGCCCGCATTCCCCCGCCGCCCCGACGGACGGCGCCGCGCTGCACGAGGAGGCCCTGCAGGCCCTCGGTGCGCTGACCGGCCGGGAGGAGGCGCGCTTCCATCCCGGGCAGTTCGAGGCGATCCAGGCGCTGGTGGCCGAGCGGCGCCGCGTGCTGGTGGTGCAGCGCACCGGATGGGGGAAGTCCGCGGTGTACTTCCTGGCCGCGCTGCTGCAGAGGCGGCGCGGGGCCGGGCCCGCGCTGATCATCTCCCCGCTGATCGCGCTGATGCGCGACCAGGTCGCGGCCGCGCGCCGCGCCGGGGTGCGGGCCGAGGCGATCAGCTCCGCGAACCCCACTGAGTGGCGCGACATCGAGGAGGGGCTGGCCGCCGACGCGATCGACGTGCTGCTGGTCTCCCCCGAGCGCCTGGTCAACCCGCGCTTCCGCGAGGAGCAGCTGCCGCGGCTCGTGGACCGCTGCGGGCTGCTGGTGATCGACGAGGCCCACTGCATCTCCGACTGGGGGCACGACTTCCGTCCCGACTACCGCCGACTGCGGGACCTGGTGGCGCAGCTGGGCACCGAGGTGCCAGTGCTCGCCACCACCGCCACCGCGAACTCGCGCGTGGTCGCGGACGTCGCCGAGCAGCTCGGCACCGGCGGGGCCGACGGCGAGGTGCTCACCCTGCGCGGCTCCCTCACCCGCGAGTCGCTGCGACTGGGGTCGCTGAGCCTGGCCGATGACCGGCAGCGCCTGGACTACCTGGTGCGGCACCTCGACTCCTTCGAGGGCTCGGGGATCATCTACGCCCTGACCGTCTCCGCCGCCGAGGATCTCGCCTCCCTCCTGGACCGGCCCGGGCGGAGGGTGCGCGCCTACACCGGGCGCACCGATCCCGAGGAGCGGGCCGAGCTCGAGCAGGCCCTGAAGGACAACCAGGTCAAGGCGCTGGCCGCGACGAGCGCGCTGGGGATGGGCTTCGACAAGCCGGATCTCGGCTTCGTGATCCATCTGGGGGCGCCCTCCTCCCCCGTCGCGTACTACCAGCAGGTGGGCCGCGCGGGCCGCGCCACCGACCGGGCGGACGTGCTGCTGCTGCCGGGGAGGGAGGACCGGGCGGTCTGGGAGTACTTCGCGACCTCCTCGATGCCCTCGCAGGAGAGCGCCTCGCAGGTGCTCACCGCCCTCGCGGAGGCCGGCGCGCCGCTGAGCACCCCGGCGCTGGAGACCCGGGTGGACGTGCGCCGCAGCGCCCTGGAGCTGCTGCTGAAGGTGCTCGCCGTCGACGGCGCCGTCCAGAACGTGAAGGGCGGCTGGATCGCCACCGGCGCGCCCTGGCACTACGACGCCGCGCGCTACGAGACCGTCGCCCGCGCCCGCCGCGAGGAGCAGCAGGCGATGCTCGCCTACGAGGCGCTCTCCGGCGGGCCGGAGCAGTGCCGGATGGTGTTCCTCGCCCGGCAGCTCGACGATGAGACCGCCGTGCCGTGCGGGCACTGCGACGTGTGCGCGGGGCCCTGGTACCCGGCGCCGGACGCACCCGCCGCCGCAGGTGACCGCCCCGGCGAGGAAGGCGCCGACGAGCGCGTCGCCGCGCTGCTGGAGCGGGTGGGCGTCCCGGTGGAGCCGCGGGCGAGCTGGCCCTCGGGCCTGGACCGGCTGCTCGGCGCGGACGCGCCGAAGGGGCGGATCCCCGAGGGCGAGCGCGCCGTGGAAGGCCGCGTCATCGCCCGCATGTCGGACCTCGGCTGGGCTGTGCCGCTGCGGGAGCTGCTGCGCAGCGACGAGGACGGCCGCCCCGTCGATGCGGTCGTGCCCGAGCGGATCGGCTCCCGGATCGTGGAGGTGCTGAAGGACTGGGACTGGGAGCAGCGCCCCGCCGCGGTGGTCGCGGTCCCCTCGGCCACCCGGCCGCAGCTGGTGAGCTCGCTCGCCGCCGGCATCGCCTCCGTCGGACGCCTCGAGGACCTCGGCGCCCTCGACCTCGCCCCGGGCGCCGCCCCGCT